CCAGGCAGTAGCTTGTCCTCAGGATGTCTGTTGACCTCTTTTTTATTCCTTCAACAGCTTGTTCTTAcacaaggaggaggaaggagggcagTTGCTGTCAGCTAACATCAAGGCTCCAAGTGAGATTCATAATTCATCCCTCAATCTTACCAAGGGACACtttgcccagagccagcagatgTTGCTACCTCTGCTGTGGATTTTGCAGTACATGGCCATCCCTTTGCAGGCTTCACAGCTGGAGCCAGGAGCTTGTACTGGTTGAAGCAGATATTTCAGTCAGGTTCCTGAGAACCTATAAAAAGCCCTGAGGCCAGGAGATAAGATCTCCAGAAGTCTTCTTAAATGTTTCCTGGATTTTGTATCAGTGATGTCACCCTGGGCATTTTGATTTTGGACATTCAAGATCTCAGGGTACAcagcctctcttttctttctgtctttgtgGGGTGCCTTCAAAGATACATAGATTCACTGAATGGTTCGAGTTGGAAGGGTctgtaaagatcatccagttccagtcctCCCACcatatgcagggacaccttccactagaccaagctgctcaaggcctcatccaacctggccttgaacacctccaaagagattgcatccatgacctccctgggcaacctgttccaatgtctcaccatcctcactgtaaaaaaatttttcctaatatcctgtctaaatcttccctcctcaagcttcaacccaTCCCTGCtcatcactgcaagccctcaTAACAAGTCCCTCCTccagctataaggtctcctcagagccttctccaggctgaacagtccaaactctcacagcctgtccccatagggtaGGTGCTCCAAGCCCTCTTATCCTCCCATACAGCCCTAGTAAGGGAAGTTCCATTATGCAAAGTACCCAAGGGTTCAGCCTTCTGCATGTGATTTTCCATCTGATGACTCCAGAAGAGAAACCCAAGGACCCAGCCTGGGTCAGGGTGTGCAAAACCAGGGCCAGAGCTAGGAGAGGCACTTTGAGATGTGAAAAGTGGCTACCCTGCCTCCTAAGAATGGCTCTGTTTTACATGCAGTAATGCTAATGCTGCCAGGAAGCCTCATTAGTACTCTGACTCTGGTCAAGGGGTGGCATTATGCATCCTGGGCACATCCCATAGCccctccagctgtgccctgtAATGAATACATGGCAGGGCACTACGGCAGAGACAGCTGATAATGAGCAGAGGGTTAGCCAAGGTTAACCACTTACATCCGCTCTTTGCATTGCCACCCTTTcccctgctgctttcttctctgtgCTAAGTGAAACTCATTTGAGAGGGTGACTGCTGGCTGCTTCCCTGTGGGAGGGGGCCCAGACTGGCCACAGAAGATGCTAAactcagctctggagcagggagtGAAGTGGCAtctggcaggcagggccagagggGCAACCAGTGATGGGAGAGGTCCCAGTGGTCTCATCTAGCTCCTGCTTCTGACACCCACTGATCCACCTCAAAACCTCTCCCTGGGAGGCTGGCATACGTGGCCACCAGTGGACACCACTACTGCAGCACAACCTTCATGTCTGCCTGACTCTGACATTCACAACAgccagctggggacagaggtggCCTTGCAGGTCTTTAAGGGCTCAGGTAGTGGGGATTAGCATCTCCTCTGTCCCGATAACCCAGATACAGTCACATCCCCTCCCCCTGCCTTCCCATCCTTTGTCTGAATGGCAAGAGGGAGGGCTGCAGTCACTCACCACAACCCAGCTTCCAGCAAGGAAAAGCTGTTTAACCCCCCACATAAAACATGGACAGTCTTGCTGTGGGTCTCCTCCTGTGTGGCACAAGGCTGtcttgctctggctggaggcaggtgaGACATGCGTGGCTCACATACATATCTCACCTCAGCCTGTTCCACCTGTGTGGACCCAGACCCATGATCCTACTCCTTGCAGATATGGAACAAGGAGGTACAGGTCCAGAATGTGAAAGTAGCCAGCAAGAGTGGACCCTCTGACAATGAAGCCAGATCCCTAGGAAGGAAATCAAGCTTGCAGCCTTTGGGATCTGCTCCTCCTTCagatctgcagagctcctgagtTGAGTATCTCTCCACTGGAAAAATCTCTTCTCCCCATCAGCTCCCATGATGACCCCAGGTCATATCTCTCAGGTGTCTGAGTCAAAGTCCAAGCAGTGCCAGATGCACCACCTGACCTCAGGGTGCAGAACAGAGCCCCTATTCTTACCAGAACTTTTTGCCTGGCCTGAAAGTCATCAGGCATTCAAAATGAGGCAGGgaaacccactccagcctttTGGGCTGCCTCAAGCTTCTCAGCAGCAACCTTCCTTCccctcagtgctctgcagaggactTGGGCAGAAGCCTGGCTCTGCCGAGGCTGCAGTGAAATCTAGGGCAGCATGTGCTGaagcctctctggagatgcaggagctggaggtgaaTGGGCTGGACACATCCCCCGCCCAGCCACCGCAGAGTTACatgctctcctcagcctctgctgtacCCTTGGTGCCTCTCCTGGGCCGTGCAGTCCTTAACCCAtaccccagctctctgcctgggcagcacagctgtaTCCTAAGGCGAGAAGACGCTGAGCATCCCTGGAGCAGGGTACCCGTgcctcttcccctgcctgcctaactgctggctcctgcacagatgccctgggagcagcacaggacatCCCCGCTTCCCCCGCAGCAACTGCCTGTCACTGGCAAGGGACAAACCAGTCGCTGAGCAGCTTGTGGGCTTTCCCCAGCCCTGGACCAGCTGAGATTATCTCTCTCTTTCAGACCAGCCCCTGGCGCCAGCTACTCCACATCAGCACCGCAACCAGCCCTGCTGGTTCTCCTTCATGGCAGACTGCTACCACCGAAAAAGAGGAAAGACAAAGCCAGCCCCGTGGCCAGCGCTGAGCAGCGTGGGGACACTGCAGAAGGCGCCTGCACAAAATCCCCATCAGCATCCGTCCGGCATcgcccagccctgccaagccCAGAGCATCCTACCTTTGAACATGAAGCTTCCTTTGTCTCCGAATCCTCTCTCAAGGGGGTGGGTCTCCCCCTACTTTCCTAGCCTGCTGCCGGTGCGGCACAATGGGCTATGAGGCTCTGCTTTaacctctctctttcttccctgtgtcctcttctccccttgtctccttcccctccttctccagaggctATTTCAGCGGAGcggggatgctgctgctgctccttctgccaTTGTCATGTGACCTGAATATTAAACATCGCTGCAAAATCTCCCCCCGCTCCCTCCCCCGGCTCCCTCGCAGGCCCCCGCCAATCCCCTTGCCTAGGGAGGCAcggctgtgggcaggcagaggTCACTGCCAACGAGCCCCCACCTTGTCCCAGAGGGCCCCCACTTACACACCCACACAGGCCTTTTCTTGGTCTTTCCTCTCCCAATTCCCCATCATTTTCAGCATCTCTGCTTGGTTAGGGAGAGAGATTTAATCCCTCACAGCTtcaccccagcagagctgaggaaggGTGCTCCTTCTCCCTCGATATCCATTCTCCCTCGATATccatggggctggggggggggggggctgcaaggcctcctgctgctttcctgggggGAGGAAATGTGGACTATTTTGGCTTGTCAAAAGCAATGTGCCCTTCAGCTCCACTTGCGGAGGCGTGAGAAACCTTTTCTCCTCTGGCACGGCGACTCCCGGCCGCCAGCCTGCGGCGCAGCGGCAGGGCGAGCTTGGTCCCCTCTCTGTGCGTGTACACACGCCTGTGCTCAGCTGGGTGCCCCCCGGGGGCACATGTTGGGGTATGCATGTCATACCCCTGTGTGTCCTTGGCAGCTGTATGTGCCCGGCAGCACCCACCTGCCTGTGTCTGGTGGATGTGCCcgcagctggagagcactgtAGATGCTCCCAGCTGCTGACACCTTTGGTGGGGCATGAGCTTTCCTTCCTctgtctttcacagaatcacagaactgtcagggctagaagggacctcaagcatcacctagttccaaccccctgccacgggcagagacacttcacactagatcaggttgcccagagccacatccagtctggccttaaagacttccagggatgaggcttccaccacctccctgggcaacctgttccagtctcacaCTTTCCTCCTACATTTGCAGAAGGCACCGTGCCCCACCATGCTGTGATGGCACTGCTCTGACTGTCGGCTCAGTGGACTATGGGTCCCCAAGGGTACCTCCGGCACACACCAGCCCctttggtggggctgggctgcgaGACCTCTGCCAGACTAGGCAAGGGGTTTGGGCACCTCTTTAGGCAGCACCTGAGGAAACAGCACCTTCTGTGGGTTATGGAACAGCTAAGAAATCACTGCTGGCCGTTTCTCAAGCTAGGCTGTGTTCAACAGACTGGTTGTCTCCTGGCAAACAGACAGACTGGCATCCCAGCACCTGCACTATCTCCTGAGATGGTGCCCACAGCTGCCCGTTCCCCGTTGGGCACCAGGCTCACCCCACTCGGGCTCACCCCGCGCCTCCCACATGTCTTTGCCCACCCacacccctggtgcaggcaaaGGGCAGAAAGCCCTCATCCTGCCCCGGGTCACAGCACCGCCTCCAGAGGGCCCCATGGAGACCCCGAAGAGGGACTCCTCGgtgcctccttctccccagcccagcccatcccCGCAGCGGAGACCCACCGGAGCGTGGCGGGGAGCTGGGCACTCCCATCCtcactgccagggcagcctcGGCCCCACCAGGGCTGCCACATCGCTGGGGCCCCTCAGCTGCCAGCGGCCGGGGCCGAGGGGGCACGAGGGTGACGAGGGCCGGGCCCCGTAGCCGCTCCCACGGGGGACCCCCACAGCCCCGGCGCAGGGTGACCGAGAGGCAGCTCCGCTTCGTGGGGGTGGAGGGGGCTCCGAGGAGGCTGTCCCGtcgcggcggcggggccgggatGCGGCTGGGGCTGGTGGGACCACCCGGGACGGGCAGGCGGCTGCGGCGAGTGGGGACGTCCTCGTCCATGGCGgggggcagcaggctggaagcGGAGCCGtgagggcagggggcaggcgGTGCTGGGCCAGGCCACAGCGGTCCGAGCCCTTTCCCTCTGCCGGGACCGGGGCGTCCCGGGCCGCAGCGCTCCCCGGAACCGCTGTTGTCCAGGGGCCCTTGCCCCCGCCAGCAGCCCCGCCGGGACAGCCAACCCACCTCTGGCCGGGACAATGAGCTGCTTGTGGCTTGCCCAGCGCGCTCCCACGCCTGGCGCcatggctgctcctgccccctgccccggTGCCTTCTCGGCCGCTGCCGCCAGCAGCCGCACGCATGGGGCAACCCCATGCCAAGGGCAGCCCCacgctgcagccccctgccccgCTCCCACGGTAGGAGGCAGAGGGGGTGGAGAACAGACCCACCAGGTCAGGCCAACGCCCTCTGCTCCTGAGGAAAATCGGTGCaattcaaaacaaaaaagaaggcaATCTCTGGGTTTTGTAAaggttttctctttctctctcttattttttttattgtttcacCCCCATTTTCCCCCTCCAAATGGCAAATTCCAGATCCAACAATTTATACCCCACTGAGTAAGTCACTGTTTGCTTGTTGAGTGCTTGTCCAGGTTAATGCTTTCTTCCCttattctgcttttcttttactTCTTTGTTAATTCGATCCTCTCCTCACGTTGCCAGCCTTAAGGCATTTTCAGGGTCAGGAGGACATCCATTAGAGAGAGGCAGCTTGATGCTCTACACCTCCCTCACTATAAAAGGCACTTCAAAGTGCAACACACTAActaaggaggaggggagaaatatGTTTGAGTGGGGTGAGATGAGAGCACTTTTGGTTTGGTGCGAAAATGAGAGCAAAGAGGAGACCCAGGCACTCGTaacacctgcagcacagcagggggGAACTTTGCCTGCCTTTGGGAGGCCAGGGATGAGGGGTGGAGGGGGGAACCACCATCCTGTGAGCCATGAGGAGTGCCTGGGGAAGGCAGGGCTCAGGGCAACGTAACTTCTCTGCTTCCTTAAACACAAGAGTACAGAGAAGGTGAAAAAGACCAACATGATAGCATGCAGTATTTCTATCACCTGTGCAGCACCTTCTCTGATGCTTTACATGGTTTAATTCAGTATCTATGAATACTTCCCTTTCCCCTGAGGTCTCTCTGGCTGCACAGGTCCCACAGAGGAGAAAGGTCTCAGCTTTCAGGCAGCATTTGCCTTTTGCTTAATTAGTCCCAGACATCCCTGTGGTGTAGCCAGCACAGAAAGCAGGTAGATAAAGATCCATCCTGTTTCAAAGGATACCTTGCTTCCCACTGGTcctttctgcctgcccagaCCTGGAGGGATGCACCTTCCAGAAGGGGCAACAGGAAAATAAAGCATCAGCCATACACTTTGTCACCTGTTTATTTCACTAGGAAGGATTTTGACACTGTTGGCAATAAAGTTCTTCATAGCCATGGACAATACCTGGCTTAATCCTGATTGCATCAGGAATAAATGGCATGAAGCATAAGCCAGAGGAAACTAATGACTAGTTTCTCTCTAGTTCAGCCCTGGCCTCTTTGTtgtcttctttttgtttgtttctgtgatgagttgtggggagagcagaggtgAAAACAGGCaggacagcacaaggaggagaACAAAGGGGCAAGGGGAGCCCAATCGTACACACCATGGATGCCATTTGGCCAGAGAGCAGTGGTGGCAGACTGAGCCTTTCATATTTACCAGGCTTGtggttttctctctcctcctttgaCTCAGCAGGTGAAAGTGGGTTTGGGGGAGGTTCAAGTTTCAGCTTCCCTTTCCATAGGGGTAGTAGTCTAACCTGTCCCTGACTGCTCCAAGCCTCTCAGCTCCAGTACCAAGGTTTTTATTGCTGCCCCGTGGCATAGATGGGGTTTGGTTACAGTGCAGTCCCAGTTACAAGGGAGGTGAGGTGAGGAAGCAAGATTCCAAGCTGGCACTTGGAAATATGGCTGTGTTATTCCAAATGTGAGCCATGCAGCCAAGGgtggcacatagaatcatagagtcaaccaggttggaaaagacctccaagctcatccagtccaacctatcacccagccctacccaatcaaccaggccatggcactaagtgcctcatccgctcttttctggaacactccaccaccttgctgggcagcccattccagtgccaatgactctctctgtgaagaacttcctcctaacatccagcctagacctcccctggcacaccttgagactgtgtccccttgttctgttgctggttgcctggcagaagggaccaacctccatctggctacagcctcccttctgatagttgtagacagcaatgaggtcactcctgagcctcctcttctgcaggctaaagaaccccagatccctcggcctttcctcatagggtttgtgttccaggcctttcaccagctttgtcacccttccctggacatcagactgtgcagcccagccccacagcatttccctttcacagcccaAGTCATCAAGGCACAAAAATAAATGGGATTCACCTGATTCAGGCTGCCCTTTCAGTCTGAGCCTTCGCTTGCCAGGGTGAGTGTAACTTTGGGCATGGGACTAATCCCACTTACTGTATTTCCTACCTGAGTGAGACTCCCCAGTTAGGTTACTCACTTCACAATCTCTGGGTTTTGGCTGAATTTAAGGCATCTTGACTACTCCCCTGGTTGAAAGAGAGGCATAAAGCTCCTGTTAGCATGCCTGGGTTTGGTGTGGAAGATAATGGTGACAGAACTGCAATCTGGTGAAATGTCCCAGAAAGACCCAGCATATTTACAAGACATCCTCAGCCAAAACTCTTAGAGCTAGAAATTAATCACCAGAGAATTACCCATGGAGCATCATTTGGTAAAATCAGCCCAGTGTACTCTGCTCCTTGacacaacctcctgccacaggtgCAAAGCTTGGCCAAGCCTCTCTGCACACACTGGGCACTGCACTGGGttggcagggagggagaagatGTCTCTCCCTTTTGGCCCTAGCATCACACCTTTACACAGCACTTTGGTAGCCAATCGGCCTTGAGGGAGTGCAGAAAGTGCAGGTAGTCTATAAAGATGGGGGTTGTGCCAGACCCACGTTATATGGCTTTAGTCCAGAAAGCAGAGGTGCTGTAACAGGCCCAccttgctgccagccccagtgtCTGTTCTCAAAGACATGCAGGGAAAGAAGGGCAAGGGATGCTCCACAGCTTTCACTGGGATGACAGTTCAGGGAGAGCCCACCCATACCATCCATAGGACCCTGCAGAGGACTGAACACTTGCAAGCTACCTCCCAGACTGTGCCATCTCACTCTGCAACAGACGAGCAGAAGGTCAGGCAGATCAGGAGAGGCTTATGTGATAAGTCTGGCAGCACCCCTTCATGGAGAGCTGCAAAATATTCCCAGCTTGACACAGGACTTGGATCTCTTTAGTAAAGATCTTTAATTAGCATGTGGTACATCTGGAACGGATCTTCTCCATCTCCCAAACAGACACAGAGAAGCAGTGAGCCTTCATCAGGGATGAAGGCATTCAGTCTGTGGAGCTTGCTGAGCCCTTGGCCCCTCTGCACAGAGCCTCAGCAAGGTTACCATCCCAGCACCAAGGGTGGGTGCTGTGACATGCTCAACTGAAGTAATGATCTGGGTTGAAATGCAATTTATTTCCCCTGAAATACCCTCTGGACTTCCACTCTGGGTTAGATTTAACCAAATGAATGGGAATAAAAGGCTCTGTATCCCTTTGCAAGCCTGGCATCCTTGCGGAGACCTTTCCTACTGAAGGTCCTGTCAAGGTGCCAGGCAGCTCAAGCTCAAGTTCCTCATTAACAAGGGACTTTTCATTTAAGTGATTCATCAGTCTTGGCCATGGGGAGGTGTAGAAGTCCTTGGCTGGGTGAAGGGCTGTGAGTACAAGGGAAGCCCCAGGTCTACAGTGTCACACAAATCTTGCCTAAGAAGCAAAGGGGCAAAAAGATCAGCTAAGAGCGAAGTGATGATCAGCCCAGCTTATGCAGGGCAGGACTGTTGCCCCGTGGACTTTTGCCcacccaggagaggctcttctGGCCTTGATGGGCAGTATGTCATACCTCAGGCACCCCAAAGGCCAAGTTGTCCCGAATCATTAGCGTCTTCCGAAGGTCTCGCTCCATGATCGGTCTCTGGGTTCGCCACTTATGGGCTTCCTGGAGTCCTGGCTCAAAGTAGTAAATGCAAGCTCCAAAGCCCACCAGGATGAGAATGGAGATCATCAGATACACTGGCACAAACCAATCCAAGAAGTGAAGCATGGCTGCCAGAGAAAAGAGAACACTTGTGCAGTGAGGACACCAGAAACACCTCATCAGAGGTTCATTATGAGGTACCTTCCTCatcagcagcacccagctctgctgcatcccaggTTGTACTTGGTTGCACAGCAAAGCGTCTCAGCCTTGGGGAGAGAGCAGTCCCTTTGGCTCATCACTGGGACCCCCCTCACTGCATGGCAGGCATGCTCTCTCCCCACAAAGGGAGGTGAGTCTGCACCCccagacccactccagcaactaactaaaggcaggcagcaggtaagcacagctgctgctcctcttctgctTCCCCTGACATGCCACAAACGCTTTGTATTCCCAGTCTGAGCAGGTCTAGCTCAGGGCCGAGCCCTCACTTGCTGAATCCCTATTTAGTGTCCTGCTTTGCCAGGGCTCAGGGACCTTGTGGTCCTTGGTTCAGAGCAGCTTACCAGGAGCAGCTGATATGTCTTGCCAGAAGCCCCTTGCCACCCAAGCCTGGAGTGCTGAGTCCACAGCAGAGCCACCCTGGGGAACACAAAGCAAAGTGCCACACAATTTCTGCCAAGACAGCACTCAACATGAGTGAGCAGGAAGGAGTGGgcatctccctgcctgcccagcagggATGAGGATTTCAAAAGGGATGGACAGATGGAGTTCCAGCCTCACAACCTGCTGGCATCCTGGCCCTGCAGATGCTGTGCTCAGGGCATACATTCTTGACCTGGGGGCATTTAATTGCTGTAATGGTGCCATGTTTGTGCTTATCTCTTATCCTCATCCTTTGGGAGGGAGGAAGCAACACACATTGCAACCCACAGCAGTGTCCAACTTAtctggctcccagctgcccacTCTTATGAATTATCCACAAGGATATGGGTCATGAAGGGGCAGAAAAGGAGATTGAGAGGCAACCCTcatagaaaaaaacccaccctccCAATACAGCCATGGCCTCACCCAAGCACCAGGGGTGCTGGTTCTGCATAGTAAGCATGCTCCTTGTAACAGGCTTTGGGTGCCCTCAGGCTTGGAAAAGCATAATGGAGCAaaaaagcagccctgaagggaggctttcCAAATTCTTTGCCCCTGTGTGGGGGTGATGAAGTGCCCCTTGACTTCAGCGGCAATGGAGTaagggcagggctgtgtctgTGTTGAGCTCCTGTTCTTCCAGACACCTGAAAgctgccacctgcagctgccctgcaagTCACCCCTCTAGCAATAACCATGCTCCCCATCTCCTTTGTGTGGAACAGGAGGGCTTGGGATCATCTCCAtcctcttccctgcccctgGCCCATAAGGCTGTTACTCTTTCCCACACTATTTTTTGATTGCAACGTGCCCAGCAGCATTTATCTGCTGGATGCCTCTCACAGCAGGAGAGCACATCCCTGTCTGCTCCACTTGAAACTAGTAGCATGAAGTATGAGGTTCTTCTCTACCCTGTGAATAATAACATCCTTCTTTTTGTCACAGGGTTAGATCTGAAATTCCTGTTAACATAAGCAaaacccagccagcatgggagGAAACACCTGACTTCttcccaggtgctggcaggAATGTTGGTGTTTATCTGTTCTCCTTGCATGGCAGTGCATGACCTCAGTGGATTTTGCCTCCACCAACCATGATCTTTGGCATGCATCCTTGTTTTTGCTACCTGTGGTGCTGACCCTACCATTGCTAAGTCCTGAAGGACTTTGTCTCCTTCTCAGTGAGTCAAATCCCCTTTTTGCCTCTAGCTGATCAAGAGCAATGGGACCAGGAAGCTCAGCATTGGCCATCATTTGGCCACGATCTATGGGGCAGTCTgagtgctgctcctgcctcttcaTGGATATCTCTGTCTTCCACAGGCAAATAACTTGGAAGGAACCCTCTTGCCTTAGCCCACAGTAATGTCATAGACATGTTGTGGGGAACAGGGATCCCACTGTGGGGTTTCCCTTGCTCAACTCATCCTGAGGGACCTTGGAGAGAATTAGGCAcaaattcccctccctgacagaAACTGGATCTGAGATTTAACCAGATTTAACCCGAGGCCACTCAGCACAGCTTTCCTACATGCTCTGCAGAAGTAGCTCCTGtgcactcccccagctgctgccagagccaggctgtgggGTGAAGGCTACTGCAGACCCTCCCCCCAGCAGCGGATACTGTCCCCAGCTGGTCAC
The sequence above is drawn from the Pogoniulus pusillus isolate bPogPus1 chromosome 15, bPogPus1.pri, whole genome shotgun sequence genome and encodes:
- the SMIM45 gene encoding small integral membrane protein 45; translated protein: MPEGTASSQCPVPVEGAMLHFLDWFVPVYLMISILILVGFGACIYYFEPGLQEAHKWRTQRPIMERDLRKTLMIRDNLAFGVPEV